The Acinetobacter lwoffii region CGGGTCAAGGATCTGGATTTCGATCACGGCACGATCATCGTGCGGGAGGGCAAGGGCTCCAAGGATCGGGCCTTGATGTTACCCGAGAGCTTGGCACCCAGCCTGCGCGAGCAGCTGTCGCGTGCACGGGCATGGTGGCTGAAGGACCAGGCCGAGGGCCGCAGCGGCGTTGCGCTTCCCGACGCCCTTGAGCGGAAGTATCCGCGCGCCGGGCATTCCTGGCCGTGGTTCTGGGTTTTTGCGCAGCACACGCATTCGACCGATCCACGGAGCGGTGTCGTGCGTCGCCATCACATGTATGACCAGACCTTTCAGCGCGCCTTCAAACGTGCCGTAGAACAAGCAGGCATCACGAAGCCCGCCACACCGCACACCCTCCGCCACTCGTTCGCGACGGCCTTGCTCCGCAGCGGTTACGACATTCGAACCGTGCAGGATCTGCTCGGCCATTCCGACGTCTCTACGACGATGATTTACACGCATGTGCTGAAAGTTGGCGGTGCCGGAGTGCGCTCACCGCTTGATGCGCTGCCGCCCCTCACTAGTGAGAGGTAGGGCAGCGCAAGTCAATCCTGGCGGATTCACTACCCCTGCGCGAAGGCCATCGGTGCCGCATCGAACGGCCGGTTGCGGAAAGTCCTCCCTGCGTCCGCTGATGGCCGGCAGCAGCCCGTCGTTGCCTGATGTCTTTGCACATTAAAGACTTAAACTGATGAAT contains the following coding sequences:
- the intI1 gene encoding class 1 integron integrase IntI1; its protein translation is MKTATAQLPPLRSVKVLDQLRERIRYLHYSLRTEQAYVNWVRAFIRFHGVRHPATLGSSEVEAFLSWLANERKVSVSTHRQALAALLFFYGKVLCTDLPWLQEIGRPRPSRRLPVVLTPDEVVRILGFLEGEHRLFAQLLYGTGMRISEGLQLRVKDLDFDHGTIIVREGKGSKDRALMLPESLAPSLREQLSRARAWWLKDQAEGRSGVALPDALERKYPRAGHSWPWFWVFAQHTHSTDPRSGVVRRHHMYDQTFQRAFKRAVEQAGITKPATPHTLRHSFATALLRSGYDIRTVQDLLGHSDVSTTMIYTHVLKVGGAGVRSPLDALPPLTSER